In [Clostridium] cellulosi, one genomic interval encodes:
- a CDS encoding shikimate/quinate 5-dehydrogenase (High confidence in function and specificity) has protein sequence MANNIVKSFSVIGGDLRQVHLAGLLASEGYNVYATGFDRDIEVSKDVIRLRSAEEAVHKSECVVLPLPYSIDGVTVNAPFARTPIPVDEVIGAAGKGTIVVGGKLGDALTEQAKSAGIKLVDYYKREELEVLNTIPTAEGAIQIAMEELPITIHGANCLVTGFGRVAKTLCDRLKALGANVTACARKYADLAWIKTLGYNAISIPALEHSVSNFDVVFNTIPCVVLTEKVLSKLKKDCLVVDLASKPGGVDFEIAGRIGIKTVWALSLPGKVAPLTAGAIIKDTILNIIAEEGLR, from the coding sequence ATGGCTAATAATATTGTCAAATCGTTTTCGGTGATAGGCGGCGATCTGCGTCAGGTACACCTTGCAGGCTTGCTTGCCTCTGAAGGATACAATGTTTACGCAACTGGTTTTGACAGAGACATAGAAGTATCTAAGGATGTAATACGGCTTCGAAGTGCAGAAGAAGCTGTACATAAATCTGAATGTGTTGTCTTGCCTCTACCATATTCAATAGATGGTGTTACGGTAAATGCTCCGTTTGCAAGGACCCCTATACCTGTTGACGAAGTGATAGGTGCGGCAGGCAAAGGGACTATTGTAGTCGGGGGAAAACTGGGCGATGCATTGACCGAGCAAGCAAAATCAGCAGGCATAAAGCTTGTTGACTATTATAAGCGTGAAGAATTAGAGGTATTAAATACCATCCCAACGGCTGAGGGCGCTATCCAGATAGCAATGGAGGAGCTGCCTATAACAATTCATGGTGCGAACTGCCTTGTCACCGGTTTCGGGAGGGTAGCAAAAACACTTTGTGACAGGCTCAAAGCACTTGGGGCAAATGTTACTGCCTGTGCCAGAAAGTATGCCGATTTAGCTTGGATAAAAACATTAGGGTATAATGCTATAAGTATTCCGGCACTAGAACATTCTGTATCAAACTTTGACGTAGTTTTTAATACCATACCATGCGTTGTACTAACGGAAAAAGTGCTTTCAAAATTAAAAAAGGATTGTCTTGTAGTTGACCTTGCATCAAAACCCGGCGGAGTTGACTTTGAAATTGCAGGGAGAATAGGCATTAAAACAGTATGGGCTTTAAGCTTGCCTGGAAAGGTTGCGCCCTTGACAGCCGGCGCAATAATAAAAGATACTATCCTCAACATAATTGCTGAGGAGGGCTTAAGATGA
- a CDS encoding hypothetical protein (Family membership): MPTFVIVLIIIAGVIFLILKSRIKFHAYYSEKIEVSIRYLFFKFNAKKPQEGQTDNEKQAVEKQSEQPQKVTLEQLRSFLDTIGQFWDEFIGQISKFKEKFRIDKLNLELVIGGGDAAETAITYGQACAVVFPVISLLERIIKIKKKKILVNANFNGDGSIVFEITASISIGALITAGAANTVKILLTLIKNPIKFGQRGMQNE, encoded by the coding sequence ATGCCTACCTTTGTTATTGTTTTGATTATCATAGCCGGTGTAATTTTTCTGATATTAAAGTCAAGAATTAAATTTCATGCCTATTATTCTGAGAAGATAGAGGTAAGTATACGCTACCTGTTTTTCAAATTCAATGCTAAAAAGCCTCAAGAAGGACAAACTGACAATGAAAAACAGGCTGTGGAGAAACAGTCTGAACAGCCACAGAAGGTAACATTGGAACAGCTTAGAAGCTTTTTAGACACTATCGGACAATTTTGGGACGAATTTATCGGTCAAATATCGAAATTTAAAGAAAAATTCCGAATTGACAAGTTGAATCTTGAGTTGGTTATCGGGGGCGGCGATGCTGCTGAAACCGCGATAACATATGGACAAGCCTGTGCAGTTGTTTTCCCAGTGATTTCGTTGTTAGAAAGAATAATAAAAATCAAAAAGAAGAAAATATTGGTGAACGCGAATTTTAACGGTGACGGCAGTATAGTGTTTGAAATAACCGCAAGTATAAGCATAGGTGCTTTAATTACGGCAGGTGCGGCAAATACTGTGAAAATACTTTTAACGCTTATAAAAAATCCAATTAAATTTGGTCAGAGGGGGATGCAAAATGAGTGA
- the hslO gene encoding 33 kDa chaperonin (High confidence in function and specificity) encodes MSKLIRAITSDGGIVAFGIDSKSIVSRAEQIHKTSAVMTAALGRLLTVTSMMGIMLKGKDDTVTVRIHGDGPAGHLIAVSDSNGNVRGYADNPVVEIPLNQYGKLDVSGAVGKNGTVFVSKDMGLKEPYNGQTPLISGEIAEDITQYFAVSEQIPTVCALGVLVDTDLSVKAAGGYIIQLLPFADDSIIDKLEDNLKTIQPVSTMLNVGHTPEDIIRSVLKGFDVEILDENEVEYKCNCSAERVERALRSLTKDELQSMINEQGGAEARCHFCDKVYTFSKSDLEAILKSKN; translated from the coding sequence ATGAGCAAATTAATACGTGCAATTACATCCGACGGTGGAATAGTCGCATTTGGCATAGATTCAAAGTCAATTGTCAGCCGTGCTGAACAAATTCACAAAACCAGCGCCGTCATGACTGCGGCTCTCGGAAGGCTACTAACTGTTACTTCGATGATGGGTATAATGCTGAAAGGCAAAGATGATACTGTTACCGTCCGCATTCACGGCGATGGCCCTGCGGGGCATTTGATTGCGGTTTCTGACAGTAACGGCAATGTCCGCGGATACGCCGACAATCCGGTTGTTGAAATTCCGCTTAACCAGTATGGCAAGCTTGATGTTTCCGGCGCAGTCGGAAAAAATGGTACGGTGTTTGTTTCAAAAGACATGGGGTTGAAAGAACCATATAACGGGCAAACACCTCTTATTTCCGGAGAAATAGCCGAAGATATCACCCAATACTTTGCAGTAAGTGAGCAAATTCCAACCGTCTGCGCACTCGGCGTACTTGTTGATACCGATCTTTCTGTCAAAGCCGCCGGAGGATACATTATACAGCTTCTGCCCTTTGCAGATGATTCTATTATTGATAAGCTTGAAGATAATCTCAAAACCATACAACCTGTCTCTACTATGCTCAATGTGGGACATACGCCTGAGGATATTATTCGAAGTGTTCTCAAAGGCTTCGACGTTGAGATATTGGACGAAAATGAAGTTGAATATAAGTGTAACTGTTCTGCTGAACGTGTCGAACGGGCACTTAGAAGCCTAACGAAGGATGAGCTGCAGTCCATGATTAATGAACAAGGCGGCGCTGAAGCAAGGTGCCATTTTTGCGATAAAGTCTATACTTTTTCAAAGTCGGATTTGGAAGCAATTCTAAAAAGCAAAAATTAA
- a CDS encoding chromosome segregation and condensation protein ScpA (High confidence in function and specificity) — protein MEKLSFKIPIFEGPLDALLYLISKNKLDIYDVPISELLDQYMDYLHSMSEMNLDITSDFLEMASRLVEIKSSMLLPKPDESKKQEFIATLIGYKTCKAMAEALSKHDLHMDIFVRDPMQVDVDETYNRFHDADVLREAYIALGNRIKSRKPPTADEFRGVVGRKIVSVASRIIHVIKRLIKEGKKDFYSMFDDARNRSEAVATFLAILELIKSKKIVIDDDDKKTVHFKSHRIKET, from the coding sequence ATGGAAAAGCTTTCTTTTAAAATACCAATTTTTGAAGGTCCACTGGATGCGCTTTTATATTTAATTTCAAAAAACAAACTGGATATATATGATGTGCCGATTTCAGAATTGCTGGACCAATACATGGACTATCTTCACAGTATGAGCGAAATGAACCTCGACATAACAAGCGATTTTCTTGAAATGGCCTCCCGGCTTGTTGAAATTAAATCTTCAATGCTCCTTCCAAAGCCAGATGAAAGCAAGAAACAAGAATTTATAGCAACCCTTATTGGGTATAAGACTTGCAAAGCTATGGCGGAGGCTTTAAGTAAGCACGATTTGCATATGGACATATTTGTCAGAGACCCAATGCAGGTCGATGTGGATGAAACATATAACCGTTTTCACGACGCGGATGTTCTTCGGGAAGCGTATATTGCGCTCGGAAACCGCATAAAAAGCAGAAAGCCGCCTACTGCAGATGAATTCAGAGGTGTAGTGGGCAGGAAAATCGTATCTGTTGCATCCCGAATCATACATGTAATAAAAAGATTGATAAAAGAAGGCAAAAAAGACTTCTATTCGATGTTTGACGATGCAAGAAATCGCTCTGAAGCAGTGGCGACTTTTCTCGCAATACTGGAACTTATAAAATCAAAAAAGATTGTAATAGACGATGATGATAAAAAAACTGTTCACTTCAAAAGCCACCGTATTAAGGAGACATAA
- a CDS encoding hypothetical protein (Family membership) yields the protein MNKLKKLISTTIAAVAAVSIMSISAYAYSNTGTVKVNTYLNVRSYASTSAAIIGKLYKGSKVSIIGGTYGWYKILYNGKTAWVSSSYITLPESNATRISTVINTAKSALGIKYVWGGASPSTGFDCSGLTMYAYEKVGVFLPHRAADQAQLGTWVSKSNLKQGDLVFFDTDGGNNNVTHVGIYIGNGNFISATSGNKQVTISSLSNSYWAKAYMGARRYIQ from the coding sequence ATGAATAAGTTAAAAAAGTTAATTTCAACTACCATTGCGGCAGTTGCAGCCGTATCCATCATGTCAATCTCAGCATATGCTTACAGCAATACGGGTACAGTCAAAGTCAACACTTATCTTAACGTAAGATCTTATGCGTCCACAAGTGCAGCTATCATTGGAAAACTGTACAAGGGTTCTAAAGTATCGATTATTGGCGGTACATACGGCTGGTACAAGATATTATACAACGGAAAAACTGCTTGGGTTTCCAGCAGCTATATCACACTTCCTGAATCAAACGCAACAAGAATTTCGACAGTTATAAATACTGCTAAAAGTGCACTGGGTATCAAATATGTATGGGGCGGCGCGTCACCTTCAACCGGATTTGACTGCTCTGGACTTACAATGTACGCCTATGAAAAAGTCGGCGTGTTCCTTCCCCACCGGGCAGCAGACCAGGCGCAACTCGGAACCTGGGTTTCCAAATCAAACTTGAAGCAAGGTGATCTTGTTTTCTTTGATACCGATGGCGGTAACAACAATGTAACCCACGTTGGCATCTATATTGGAAATGGTAATTTTATTTCCGCAACCAGCGGCAATAAGCAAGTGACAATTTCGAGCCTTTCAAACAGCTACTGGGCAAAGGCATATATGGGTGCAAGGCGTTATATTCAGTAA
- a CDS encoding peptidase M50 (High confidence in function and specificity) — translation MGNLLTYLQGKLISILYISLALIISLPAHEIAHAYTAYKLGDPTAKNLGRLSLNPLKHLDPIGTICLLLFQFGWAKPVPIDPRNFKNRKGGIAVTALSGPLANLILAFIAIVLQYILAIFSFNINQAVLYTVLRFLSYFSFINIGLCLFNLIPVPPLDGSNILIFFLPDSVGEFFNRYGMYFQIILLFLLFTPIITNPLTTLVNNVYNNLSSIAGLIFRTFIGS, via the coding sequence ATGGGAAATTTGTTAACTTATTTGCAAGGCAAGCTAATAAGCATACTATATATCTCTTTGGCTTTAATAATATCGCTGCCCGCGCATGAAATTGCACATGCATATACCGCATATAAATTAGGCGATCCAACAGCCAAAAACTTAGGCAGACTGTCGCTTAATCCATTAAAACACCTTGATCCCATCGGAACAATTTGCCTTTTACTTTTTCAGTTCGGGTGGGCAAAACCCGTTCCTATAGATCCCCGAAACTTCAAAAATCGCAAGGGCGGTATTGCTGTTACTGCCTTATCGGGACCGTTGGCTAACCTGATTTTGGCGTTTATAGCTATTGTGCTGCAATATATACTTGCGATTTTTAGTTTTAACATAAACCAAGCTGTATTATATACAGTTTTAAGATTTTTAAGTTATTTTTCATTTATCAATATAGGCCTGTGCCTATTCAACTTGATTCCTGTTCCTCCTTTGGATGGTTCCAATATTCTGATATTTTTCTTGCCTGACAGTGTTGGTGAGTTTTTTAACCGTTATGGCATGTATTTTCAGATTATCCTTCTTTTCTTGCTTTTCACACCGATAATAACAAATCCTCTCACAACACTTGTAAACAATGTTTACAATAATTTATCGTCAATTGCGGGCCTGATTTTCAGAACATTCATAGGCTCGTAA
- a CDS encoding type 11 methyltransferase (High confidence in function and specificity): protein MKSYSVFAKYYDVLMKDVDYKSRTDYLCEIFKKHSLCGNSILDLGCGTGAITFELVKKGYDVIGVDQSEQMLSQAAEKSNGISNNPIFICQDMRNLDLYGTVSAAVCVLDGINHLTSAASVKAAFSRIALFLEKGGLFVFDLNTPFKMETILGNNAFVYDYDDIFCVWQNFYNKKTRLCNFELTFFEYDSGHYNRFDESFSERAYTTRQIKSWLFESGLSLEAVYDDLSFDNPKDNSERLIYVARKI from the coding sequence ATGAAATCTTACAGCGTTTTTGCAAAATACTATGACGTGCTGATGAAAGACGTCGACTACAAATCACGGACCGACTACTTATGCGAAATTTTTAAGAAGCACAGCCTTTGTGGTAATTCCATTTTAGACCTCGGCTGCGGCACCGGCGCAATAACATTCGAGCTTGTCAAAAAGGGGTACGATGTGATCGGCGTCGACCAAAGCGAACAAATGCTGTCACAAGCCGCCGAAAAATCAAACGGTATTTCAAATAATCCGATTTTTATTTGTCAGGATATGCGTAATCTTGACCTTTATGGCACCGTTTCAGCCGCTGTCTGTGTGCTTGATGGCATAAATCATCTTACATCGGCAGCCTCCGTAAAAGCTGCTTTTTCAAGAATCGCATTATTTCTTGAAAAAGGCGGGCTTTTTGTTTTTGACCTCAATACCCCGTTTAAAATGGAAACAATACTCGGCAACAACGCATTTGTTTACGATTATGATGACATTTTCTGCGTATGGCAGAACTTCTACAACAAAAAGACAAGACTATGCAATTTTGAACTTACGTTTTTCGAGTATGACAGTGGACACTACAACAGATTCGACGAAAGTTTTTCAGAGCGTGCCTATACAACAAGACAGATTAAAAGCTGGCTTTTTGAAAGCGGATTGTCTCTCGAAGCCGTTTATGATGATTTAAGCTTTGACAATCCTAAGGACAACAGCGAACGTCTGATATATGTGGCGCGCAAAATTTAA
- a CDS encoding monogalactosyldiacylglycerol synthase (High confidence in function and specificity) encodes MKVLFLTNTAGQGHHSTAKALYDMLKSEGVECRIIDTYEYTDPVRYKIIDRGYLMATSKLPKAYGMFYRAFEKMPKRESLYSPMNVDNFILGLKLKKFFDNEFNPDVIVCTHVFSAQVVNVMKARGWIKAPIIGIVTDYTIHPFWEDVPYVDYIVIASEMLTMQAVKRGISKEKILPLGIPVNPKFSKKIDKAEARDMLGIDRDKLTVLLMSGSMGYGNIANVLAQIDSIDADFQIIAVCGNNNNARLRIKNMKTRKKVYCYGFVNNIDVMMDAADCIVTKPGGLTTSEALAKNLPIVMINPIPGQEERNVEFLLNNGLAINATKTVPVDEALYQLFMYPEKLENMKANIRLIGKPNASRDIANFILSLGSKNNNV; translated from the coding sequence GTGAAAGTTCTGTTCCTTACGAATACGGCGGGACAAGGCCACCACTCAACAGCCAAAGCCCTTTATGACATGCTTAAATCAGAAGGGGTAGAATGTCGAATCATTGACACCTACGAATATACAGACCCCGTCCGTTATAAGATTATTGACCGGGGCTACCTAATGGCAACATCCAAATTACCAAAGGCATACGGTATGTTTTACAGAGCCTTTGAAAAGATGCCCAAAAGAGAATCCCTCTATTCACCGATGAATGTAGACAATTTTATATTAGGGCTAAAACTCAAAAAATTTTTTGATAATGAGTTTAATCCAGATGTAATTGTCTGCACGCATGTTTTTTCAGCGCAGGTTGTCAATGTCATGAAGGCAAGGGGTTGGATTAAAGCTCCTATTATAGGTATAGTAACAGATTATACTATCCATCCGTTTTGGGAAGACGTCCCGTATGTTGATTATATAGTTATCGCCAGTGAGATGCTTACGATGCAGGCAGTAAAGAGGGGAATAAGCAAGGAAAAGATTTTGCCCCTCGGCATTCCGGTAAATCCAAAGTTCAGTAAAAAGATTGATAAAGCCGAAGCAAGAGACATGCTTGGCATTGATCGCGACAAACTGACGGTCCTTTTAATGAGCGGAAGTATGGGATACGGCAATATAGCAAATGTACTCGCCCAAATTGATAGTATTGACGCCGATTTTCAGATAATTGCTGTATGCGGCAATAATAATAACGCGAGACTAAGAATTAAAAACATGAAAACGAGAAAAAAGGTTTACTGTTACGGCTTTGTCAACAATATTGACGTAATGATGGACGCAGCGGATTGCATTGTTACAAAACCCGGCGGCCTTACAACAAGTGAGGCACTGGCTAAGAATCTGCCGATTGTAATGATTAACCCGATTCCCGGCCAGGAAGAGCGAAATGTGGAATTTTTATTGAACAACGGGCTTGCCATCAATGCGACGAAAACAGTTCCAGTAGATGAAGCTCTTTATCAGCTATTTATGTATCCTGAAAAGCTTGAAAATATGAAAGCAAATATCAGATTGATTGGTAAACCTAATGCTTCAAGAGACATCGCGAACTTTATATTGAGTCTGGGGAGCAAAAATAACAATGTTTGA
- the papS gene encoding poly A polymerase (High confidence in function and specificity), translated as MFEPPAFAISIIEKIESAGYEAYFVGGCVRDMLLSRNPSDWDIASSALPQDIISIFPKTVPTGIKYGTVTVITDEGKAEVTTFRSESSYSDHRRPDGVSFCSNIENDLSRRDFTVNAMAYSPRRGFIDPFGGRLDIKNKKIRAVGNPSERFEEDALRILRAFRFAAQLGFEIDCGTLKAAKEKAFLTAKISTERIRNELNRIFESNNPQIAFEIVANGILDFCGIKSKENLQDTANDCLRSTPLSLPSRWAAFFYLLKTRNVKAILEKLHFDNHTKNKVLKLLSELKLKLPMTPVDIKKRLANDFSPEFFTEYLNLYSALNNIDLSSQLSILNEIIERGEPFTQKMLAINGNDLIENGVASGPDCGRILRSLLDIVISNPSLNDKKTLLTLAKRTLS; from the coding sequence ATGTTTGAACCTCCGGCTTTTGCTATATCGATTATCGAGAAGATAGAAAGCGCAGGTTATGAAGCGTATTTTGTCGGTGGCTGTGTCAGAGACATGTTGCTTTCACGCAATCCTTCGGACTGGGATATTGCTTCATCAGCGCTGCCGCAGGACATAATAAGTATATTTCCCAAAACCGTTCCTACGGGAATTAAATACGGTACTGTGACTGTTATTACCGATGAAGGAAAGGCGGAAGTAACGACTTTCCGCAGTGAAAGCAGTTATAGCGACCATAGGCGTCCTGACGGCGTCAGTTTTTGTAGTAATATCGAGAACGATTTATCACGGCGCGACTTCACTGTCAATGCGATGGCGTATAGTCCGCGCCGCGGTTTTATTGACCCTTTTGGCGGACGTTTGGATATTAAAAATAAAAAAATTCGTGCTGTAGGTAATCCCAGTGAACGTTTTGAAGAAGATGCACTGAGAATTCTCAGGGCTTTCCGTTTTGCGGCACAGCTCGGTTTTGAAATTGACTGCGGAACATTGAAAGCAGCAAAGGAAAAGGCATTTCTTACAGCGAAAATCAGCACGGAGCGAATCAGAAACGAGCTTAATCGTATATTTGAAAGTAATAATCCGCAGATTGCTTTTGAAATTGTGGCAAACGGCATATTAGATTTTTGCGGTATAAAAAGCAAAGAAAATCTGCAAGATACAGCTAATGATTGTCTTAGGTCAACACCACTATCGCTCCCATCGCGATGGGCGGCGTTTTTTTATCTGCTGAAAACGCGCAACGTGAAAGCCATATTGGAAAAACTGCATTTTGATAACCATACTAAAAATAAGGTATTAAAGCTATTGAGTGAACTTAAGTTAAAACTTCCGATGACTCCAGTTGATATAAAGAAACGGCTTGCAAATGACTTCTCGCCGGAATTCTTTACAGAATACCTTAATCTATACAGTGCCCTTAACAATATTGATTTATCTTCTCAATTAAGTATACTGAATGAGATAATTGAACGCGGTGAGCCTTTTACTCAAAAAATGTTGGCGATAAACGGCAACGACCTTATTGAAAACGGCGTGGCAAGCGGACCTGACTGCGGCCGAATTTTGAGGTCATTACTTGACATAGTGATCTCTAACCCATCTTTAAATGACAAAAAGACCCTCTTAACACTTGCAAAACGTACTTTAAGTTGA
- a CDS encoding hypothetical protein (High confidence in function and specificity): MITAGFAITGSFCTFSKAMAQMDKMVKAGFDVIPIMSNAAYETDTRFGRAIDFRNRAIDITGHNIIHTIVDAEPIGPKSMFDILVIVPATGNTIAKLANGINDTPVTMAAKAHLRGGKPLVIAVSTNDALSSAAQNIGKLLNTKNIFFVPMKQDDPNKKPNSIVANFELVLPTVKAALEGKQIQPIFI; the protein is encoded by the coding sequence ATGATTACCGCCGGATTTGCTATAACCGGCTCTTTCTGCACGTTTTCAAAGGCAATGGCTCAAATGGATAAGATGGTTAAGGCAGGTTTTGATGTTATTCCGATTATGTCAAATGCCGCTTATGAAACTGATACAAGGTTTGGACGCGCAATTGATTTTAGGAACCGCGCAATAGATATCACTGGTCACAATATAATTCACACAATAGTTGATGCTGAACCCATCGGTCCCAAATCAATGTTCGATATACTTGTGATAGTTCCAGCGACGGGAAATACTATTGCCAAGCTTGCAAACGGGATAAACGATACACCGGTTACAATGGCTGCCAAAGCGCATTTAAGAGGCGGAAAACCATTGGTAATTGCAGTTTCCACGAACGATGCTCTATCATCTGCTGCGCAAAACATCGGGAAGCTTCTCAATACTAAAAATATATTTTTCGTACCTATGAAACAAGATGATCCTAATAAAAAACCGAATTCAATCGTAGCAAATTTTGAACTTGTTCTTCCTACGGTAAAAGCTGCTCTTGAGGGAAAGCAGATACAGCCTATATTTATTTAG
- a CDS encoding hypothetical protein (Family membership) has protein sequence MNITDIKIRKIFTEGKVRAVVSIILDGDFAVHDLKVIEGVERLFVAMPNRHSEDGRFQDIVHPISTEARTQLEAVVLEKYREAVAAAEEQKKEA, from the coding sequence ATGAATATCACGGATATAAAAATAAGAAAGATTTTCACTGAGGGAAAGGTCCGCGCAGTCGTTTCAATAATTCTTGATGGTGATTTTGCAGTTCACGACCTTAAGGTTATCGAAGGTGTTGAAAGGCTTTTCGTGGCAATGCCTAACAGACATTCAGAGGATGGGAGATTCCAGGATATTGTCCATCCGATCTCAACAGAAGCAAGAACACAGCTTGAAGCAGTTGTTCTCGAGAAATATAGAGAAGCAGTAGCAGCTGCCGAAGAGCAAAAGAAAGAGGCTTAA
- a CDS encoding hypothetical protein (High confidence in function and specificity) — protein sequence MDIKQVKAAIEAVLFASGEPISLDRLAQALETDKNTVQKILSIMMEEREGKEYGVSIVKLDDSYQLATKPEYSHYIRNAVNQRRNMPLSQAAMETLAIVAYNQPVTKGYIEQVRGVDSSRIVSSLVEKGLIEERGRLDVPGRPILYGTTLNFLRCFGLKSLNDLPRIDVDEEPAVDLPSES from the coding sequence ATGGACATAAAGCAGGTTAAGGCAGCAATTGAGGCTGTGCTTTTTGCATCTGGGGAACCGATATCACTGGATAGATTAGCTCAAGCTCTTGAAACGGATAAAAATACAGTTCAAAAAATACTTTCGATTATGATGGAAGAAAGGGAAGGCAAAGAATATGGCGTTTCAATCGTAAAGTTAGACGACAGCTATCAGCTGGCGACAAAGCCTGAATATTCGCATTATATACGCAATGCTGTTAACCAAAGACGCAATATGCCTTTATCTCAGGCTGCGATGGAAACGCTTGCTATTGTTGCCTACAATCAGCCCGTAACTAAAGGATATATTGAGCAGGTAAGAGGGGTTGACAGCTCACGCATAGTTTCTTCACTCGTAGAAAAGGGCTTGATAGAAGAACGCGGACGCCTCGATGTACCCGGAAGGCCTATTCTTTATGGGACAACACTGAACTTTTTGAGATGTTTTGGTCTTAAATCTTTAAATGACCTGCCTCGAATCGATGTCGATGAAGAACCGGCTGTCGATTTACCCAGTGAGTCATAA
- a CDS encoding hypothetical protein (Family membership), with amino-acid sequence MDFLFKAILSLKSIDECYDFFDDLCTVSEIKALSQRLHVARMLRAHHVYSDIVRETGASTATISRVNRCLNYGSDGYGKILERLEKNNE; translated from the coding sequence GTGGACTTTTTATTTAAAGCCATTCTGTCACTTAAAAGCATAGACGAATGCTATGATTTCTTTGATGACTTATGTACGGTATCAGAGATAAAAGCATTGTCCCAGCGTTTGCACGTCGCCAGAATGCTAAGGGCTCATCACGTCTACAGCGATATCGTACGAGAAACCGGTGCAAGCACTGCAACAATCAGCCGTGTTAACCGTTGTCTTAACTACGGCAGCGACGGTTATGGGAAAATTCTCGAAAGGCTTGAAAAAAACAACGAATGA
- the sodF gene encoding putative superoxide dismutase (High confidence in function and specificity), giving the protein MPPLPYAYNALEPIISADSLRIHHDILHKNYVDGLNRAELNLVDARRDNNFELIKYWENELAYNGSGHILHSIFWAVMSPVGKGGEPGNITLSEIINYFGSFDAFKEQFSNAANKIEGSYWAILTWQPTWHRLEILQAEKHQNKTQWSGIPILVLDVWEHAYYLDYKTHRDEYIQKWWQLVNWEEVESRLKLAMNGEVKLTI; this is encoded by the coding sequence TTGCCTCCTCTTCCTTATGCATATAACGCTCTTGAACCGATAATTAGCGCGGATTCGTTAAGGATTCATCACGACATATTACATAAAAACTATGTCGATGGACTTAATAGAGCGGAGCTTAATCTCGTCGACGCTCGGCGAGACAATAATTTTGAACTTATAAAGTATTGGGAAAATGAATTGGCATACAATGGTTCTGGGCATATCCTTCACAGTATTTTTTGGGCAGTAATGTCGCCTGTCGGCAAAGGAGGGGAACCGGGAAATATAACACTAAGCGAAATTATAAATTACTTCGGAAGCTTTGACGCATTCAAAGAACAGTTTTCAAATGCTGCCAATAAAATAGAAGGTTCCTACTGGGCCATTTTGACATGGCAACCGACATGGCACAGACTTGAGATATTACAAGCCGAAAAGCATCAGAACAAGACGCAGTGGAGCGGAATACCTATCCTTGTTCTCGATGTTTGGGAACATGCGTATTATCTCGACTATAAAACACATCGGGATGAATATATACAAAAATGGTGGCAGCTAGTTAATTGGGAAGAGGTAGAGTCCCGCCTTAAACTGGCAATGAACGGTGAAGTTAAACTCACAATATAA